From one Coffea eugenioides isolate CCC68of chromosome 11, Ceug_1.0, whole genome shotgun sequence genomic stretch:
- the LOC113751481 gene encoding putative late blight resistance protein homolog R1B-17: protein MAHAAVTCLIETIERLACFTCLAFEIDHLQFQLNKSVAGTTEQITNYAEGFRRRLPQTLDLHFEHSRDCALMYAHDGRIKKLINRFQRKLGSPLEWNQIGDYVSSESKLLVCDSITSCSISKPAFRSIKLKQVISREFFERPPGKIIFLGKCLNEFLQNCLKDAATVCNDPKKLECLEGRIVDVAYSTQDVIEDFMFNTSIESKVMNYVICFLNSDPRSFAERLSFKSEVQHIFDKKYGIHQCLQQTLVSIDSIGRELGNIYVDPLTSENEQLGGASVNDSFSPNPNQRNEVVGLDDDCQSIFDRLITVPSRLEIVAIVGMGGIGKTTLARRVFDDLSTVYNFHVRAWATVSQVFRLRDVLLALLCSTTHVTDEIYRKTNEELAQDLYRSLKGKRYLIVMDDIWNTLAWDDVKLCFPDDENASRVLVTTRLSEVAHCVNPNSTPHLMNLLDLDNSWKLLHGMVFGKESCPLHLVDIGKTIARKCQGLPLAIIVIAGLLSRIRRTSDCWKSIADNVSSAVNTDSEQCIEILALSYNYLPHHLKACFLYMGAFPEDGEIEVKKLIRLWVAEGFLDKQLPRLAERAAAVLSDREAIAENFLEDLIGRNLVLVAKRSFSGRNKTCRIHDLLRELCLREAQRENFMCLIKRDIHCLPAGINRQRRISFHSEFCGDLRSVPAIPHVRSFLMFSLGLGFPADIFLLQLGFKLLRVLDIIFLRSEHFPTQILKLVHLRYLALTATYELPASISKLCNLQTLIIHGPWILSENGESPTIFFEYWNMPWLRHLGFTVTCSLCIPPISENNYPYPLAPILQTLSTIRLTSCTREVFRSMPYLRRLAICETKEDHNTNETSKYLSSLVHLPLLEALKCSFYRDAKPWRTLPWDAFPSNLRKLTLSWSYLPWEDMTNISRLPKLEVLKLRNYAFLGPEWEPPEDGFLHLKQLLIENSDLVQWNASTIHFPSLDHLVLVACRFLEEIPVEIGEIPTLRLLELHNCSKSAEISAKEIGEQVEGLQVIIRSDL from the coding sequence ATGGCTCATGCTGCTGTTACTTGTCTCATCGAAACGATAGAGCGTCTAGCGTGCTTCACTTGTCTTGCTTTTGAAATTGATCATTTGCAATTCCAGCTTAATAAAAGCGTTGCAGGGACAACAGAACAGATCACGAACTATGCAGAAGGATTTCGTAGACGTTTACCGCAGACATTGGACTTGCATTTTGAACATTCTCGAGATTGTGCTTTGATGTATGCACATGATGGGCGAATAAAAAAGCTTATCAATAGATTCCAGAGAAAACTTGGAAGTCCTTTAGAATGGAATCAAATAGGTGACTATGTATCTTCAGAGTCTAAGCTACTTGTTTGTGATAGTATAACGTCTTGTTCTATAAGTAAGCCTGCATTTAGATCCATAAAACTGAAACAAGTGATATCTAGGGAATTCTTTGAAAGACCGCCTGGCAAAATAATATTTCTTGGCAAGTGTTTAAATGAATTCTTGCAGAACTGTCTAAAGGATGCTGCTACTGTCTGCAATGACCCAAAAAAGTTGGAATGTCTGGAAGGACGTATCGTGGATGTGGCTTATAGTACACAAGATGTGATTGAAGACTTCATGTTCAATACTTCTATTGAGTCAAAGGTAATGAACTATGTCATCTGTTTCTTGAACTCTGATCCCAGATCATTTGCGGAGAGGCTCAGTTTTAAGTCAGAGGTGCAGCATATTTTTGACAAGAAGTATGGCATACATCAATGTTTACAGCAGACACTTGTAAGCATTGATTCCATTGGGAGAGAACTTGGAAATATCTATGTTGATCCTCTCACAAGTGAAAATGAGCAACTAGGAGGTGCATCGGTGAATGATTCCTTTTCACCTAACCCAAATCAGAGAAATGAGGTGGTAGGCCTTGATGATGattgtcaatcaatttttgATAGACTCATAACTGTACCATCTCGATTAGAAATAGTTGCAATTGTGGGGATGGGAGGCATCGGTAAAACAACTCTTGCAAGAAGAGTTTTTGATGACCTTTCTACTgtttacaactttcatgttcgTGCCTGGGCAACAGTTTCTCAAGTTTTTCGATTGAGAGATGTGCTGCTAGCGCTTCTGTGCTCTACTACTCATGTCACTGATGAAATATACAGGAAGACTAATGAGGAACTAGCTCAGGACCTGTATAGAAGTTTAAAGGGTAAGAGATATCTTATTGTAATGGATGATATATGGAATACCCTGGCTTGGGATGATGTCAAATTATGCTTTCCAGATGACGAAAATGCAAGTCGCGTTTTAGTGACAACTCGACTTTCTGAAGTGGCTCATTGTGTGAATCCCAACTCTACTCCTCACTTGATGAATCTCCTGGATTTAGATAACAGCTGGAAGCTTCTCCACGGAATGGTGTTTGGGAAAGAAAGTTGCCCTCTTCACTTGGTTGATATTGGGAAAACGATTGCCAGAAAATGCCAGGGACTACCTCTTGCAATCATTGTTATTGCTGGTCTTCTCTCTCGAATCAGGAGAACAAGTGATTGCTGGAAGAGTATTGCAGATAATGTAAGTTCCGCTGTAAATACTGATTCAGAACAGTGCATAGAAATTCTTGCTTTGAGTTACAACTACTTACCTCATCACCTGAAAGCTTGCTTCCTTTATATGGGAGCTTTCCCTGAAGATGGTGAGATTGAAGTTAAGAAATTGATACGCTTGTGGGTTGCCGAGGGCTTCTTGGATAAACAATTACCAAGACTTGCTGAACGAGCGGCTGCTGTTTTAAGTGATCGAGAAGCAATTGCAGAGAATTTCTTGGAAGATCTTATTGGCAGAAACCTAGTTTTGGTTGCAAAGAGGAGCTTCAGTGGGAGAAACAAAACATGTCGTATCCATGATCTCTTGCGAGAGTTATGCTTGAGAGAAGCTCAAAGAGAAAACTTTATGTGTTTGATAAAAAGGGACATCCATTGCCTTCCTGCAGGAATAAATAGACAACGGCGCATTAGTTTCCACTCAGAATTTTGTGGTGATCTGCGATCTGTTCCTGCAATTCCACATGTCCGGTCCTTTCTAATGTTTAGTCTTGGTTTAGGCTTTCCAGCTGATATCTTCTTGCTTCAATTGGGCTTCAAGTTGTTGAGAGTACTAGACATAATCTTTTTGCGTTCTGAACATTTCCCCACTCAAATACTAAAGTTGGTTCATTTGAGGTACCTTGCACTCACTGCTACCTATGAGCTTCCAGCATCAATATCGAAACTTTGTAATCTTCAAACTCTAATCATTCATGGTCCATGGATCCTGAGTGAAAATGGGGAAAGCCCAACAATAttttttgaatactggaatatGCCATGGCTGAGGCATCTTGGATTCACTGTTACTTGTTCTTTGTGTATTCCTCCTATTTCAGAGAACAACTATCCCTATCCATTGGCTCCAATCCTCCAAACACTATCCACAATAAGGCTTACTAGTTGCACCAGGGAAGTTTTTCGAAGTATGCCATATCTTAGGAGGCTTGCAATCTGTGAAACTAAAGAAGACCACAATACCAATGAAACCTCAAAATACCTCAGCAGTCTAGTCCACTTGCCTTTACTTGAAGCATTGAAATGTTCCTTTTACAGAGACGCCAAACCATGGAGAACGTTACCTTGGGATGCTTTTCCATCCAATCTCAGGAAATTGACTTTAAGTTGGAGCTATCTTCCCTGGGAGGACATGACCAATATTTCCAGGTTGCCAAAACTTGAGGTGCTCAAGTTGAGAAATTATGCTTTCCTTGGACCAGAGTGGGAACCACCTGAAGATGGATTTTTGCATCTGAAGCAGCTGCTGATTGAGAACAGTGATTTAGTGCAGTGGAATGCCTCCACCATTCACTTTCCAAGCCTTGATCACCTAGTTTTGGTTGCTTGTAGGTTCCTCGAGGAGATCCCTGTCGAAATAGGGGAAATTCCTACCCTGCGGCTATTGGAGTTGCACAACTGTAGTAAATCTGCTGAGATTTCTGCTAAAGAAATTGGAGAACAAGTTGAAGGCCTTCAAGTTATTATCAGAAGTGATCTGTAA
- the LOC113753332 gene encoding anthocyanidin 3-O-glucosyltransferase 2-like, translating to MEKAELIFIPWPLMGHLAQLVELAKLLISRDERFSITVLISRLPDSLDPVTNKLISSLVDSCTTEALQFYQLPPTNPTPEWSSLTRGYFIQKQLDSQKPHVKDFIQQRKTDQSSSSRLIGVVVDMFSTSMIDVADEFGIPSYVFFTSGAAFLRIMLHFQTLEDDYNQDVSEFSKSETAVSFPGFANPIPPSVLPMALVEKQLWSRRFLPCARGYRKAKGILINTFTELEPYALNSLNLLESSPQIYPVGPILNQVQYVSRDVQSGILKWLDEQPPKSVVYISFGSLGSLPVDQVKELANGLERSGYRFLWCLRRPPPKNTIVDFPSEYGNYEDVLPEGFLDRTANVGKIVGWVPQLAVLSHAAGGGFVTHCGWNSTLESIWFGVPLATWPLEGEQQLNAFQLVIDLKQSVGITLDYSSRNQNQPLVTAEEIERGIRKVMESDSEVRKNVKEMSDKSRESIKLGGSSHGSLGRLISTMLHDSC from the coding sequence ATGGAGAAAGCAGAGTTGATTTTCATCCCTTGGCCACTGATGGGCCATTTGGCTCAACTGGTGGAGCTGGCAAAGCTGTTAATCAGCCGAGACGAGAGATTTTCCATCACAGTCCTAATCTCCAGGCTCCCTGATTCCCTTGATCCTGTCACCAATAAATTGATCAGCTCTTTAGTTGATTCCTGCACCACAGAAGCCCTTCAATTCTATCAGCTTCCTCCAACAAATCCCACCCCCGAATGGAGTTCCCTCACTCGAGGGTACTTCATTCAGAAGCAACTCGATAGCCAGAAACCTCATGTCAAGGACTTCATCCAACAGCGCAAAACTGATCAATCAAGCAGTTCAAGACTTATTGGAGTAGTTGTTGACATGTTCTCCACCAGCATGATCGATGTAGCTGATGAATTCGGGATTCCTAGCTATGTATTCTTCACATCTGGTGCAGCGTTTCTACGCATCATGCTCCATTTTCAGACCCTTGAAGATGACTACAACCAGGATGTTTCTGAGTTTTCAAAGTCAGAAACTGCTGTGTCTTTCCCGGGTTTTGCCAATCCAATTCCACCATCAGTCTTGCCTATGGCTCTAGTGGAGAAACAGCTCTGGTCGCGGCGATTCCTACCATGTGCTCGTGGATACAGAAAGGCCAAGGGAATCTTGATCAACACATTCACTGAACTAGAACCATATGCCCTTAATTCTCTTAATCTATTAGAATCCTCGCCACAAATCTACCCGGTAGGACCAATTCTGAACCAGGTACAATATGTCTCTCGTGATGTACAATCAGGAATCCTTAAATGGTTGGATGAGCAGCCTCCAAAATCAGTAGTTTACATCAGCTTTGGCAGCCTGGGAAGCCTTCCAGTGGACCAAGTGAAAGAGCTAGCTAATGGGCTCGAACGCAGTGGTTACAGATTCTTATGGTGCCTGCGTCGTCCGCCGCCTAAGAATACCATTGTTGATTTCCCGAGTGAGTATGGGAATTATGAAGATGTCTTGCCTGAAGGATTTCTGGATCGAACGGCAAATGTTGGAAAAATTGTCGGTTGGGTTCCACAATTAGCTGTATTGTCACATGCTGCAGGGGGAGGATTTGTAACACACTGCGGCTGGAATTCGACACTAGAGAGCATTTGGTTTGGGGTGCCCCTTGCGACATGGCCTTTAGAGGGAGAACAACAGTTAAATGCATTTCAGTTGGTGATAGATTTAAAACAATCCGTGGGAATTACATTGGATTACTCATCAAGAAATCAAAATCAGCCTCTGGTTACAGCTGAAGAGATAGAAAGAGGAATAAGGAAGGTGATGGAGAGTGATAGTGAAGTAAGGAAGAATGTTAAAGAAATGAGTGATAAGAGTAGAGAAAGCATTAAACTCGGAGGTTCTTCACATGGTTCTCTTGGGAGACTGATTAGTACGATGTTGCATGATAGTTGTTAA